From the genome of Actinomycetota bacterium, one region includes:
- a CDS encoding DUF6186 family protein, protein MSGRAIALFGYVVLVGALLVWEGFGLARGSDDWPTLSDIIRSVTSPVVRWTVFAVWLWAGWHVFVRTWGMVVR, encoded by the coding sequence ATGTCCGGTCGCGCGATCGCGCTGTTCGGTTACGTCGTGCTGGTCGGGGCCCTCCTGGTGTGGGAGGGGTTCGGGCTCGCCCGAGGGAGCGACGATTGGCCCACGCTGAGCGACATCATCCGCTCGGTGACGTCGCCGGTGGTGAGATGGACGGTCTTCGCCGTGTGGCTGTGGGCGGGTTGGCACGTGTTCGTCCGGACATGGGGGATGGTCGTCCGATGA